In uncultured Methanobacterium sp., a genomic segment contains:
- a CDS encoding ABC transporter ATP-binding protein has translation MGMDKYKNSLMGQFTSNLTQLMPRKVSLAVVLMVVISFNEAVSLLVLIPLLQMVGLDVGQGSLGQLAGLISGFFTFFGLQPTLPIVLIIYVLVISFSALLTRYQTLKTSEIQYEFAAHLRKRLYNAIINSSWLFFSRMKSSNFAHALTNEIERISVGTGQFLSLIASIMILAVYIVFSLELAGFLTGVIFAVGTILLLTLRRRASRSRTSGEEITTTTRDLYYSIMQHMDGMKTVKSFGMEGENIEVFSKQANQVASNYLNTIRSYADVKLLFDVGTVIVLATMVLVLIQVIKLPAASLFLLIYLFVRMIPQFSSIQRAYQYFTNMLPAFRNVIDLEVGCLENSEVNESSDKRNKESIELKKEICFENVTFSYRDEYDFIIKDMNLKIPAGKTIAIAGQSGAGKSTVADLVMGLIQPKQGKITVDGTPLLENSLGSWRKKIGYVAQETFLFSETIRFNLLLACPDAKEDELNQSLKMASAYNFVSKLPEGLDTVIGDRGVRLSGGERQRLALARALLSKPSLLILDEATSNLDSENEMKILNAIDGIHGDVTILMIAHRLSTIKNADYIYLFDGGKILESGSWDELLKKERGWFWDMCGVQGVKR, from the coding sequence ATGGGTATGGATAAATACAAAAACAGTCTCATGGGTCAGTTTACCAGTAATTTAACCCAATTGATGCCTCGAAAGGTTAGTTTGGCTGTAGTTTTAATGGTTGTCATTAGCTTTAACGAGGCTGTTAGTTTACTTGTTTTAATTCCTCTCTTGCAAATGGTGGGTCTGGATGTGGGTCAGGGGTCACTGGGACAACTTGCAGGATTAATATCTGGATTTTTCACATTTTTTGGACTGCAACCCACCCTGCCCATAGTCCTGATTATTTATGTATTGGTTATAAGTTTCAGTGCCCTGTTAACAAGGTACCAGACTCTTAAAACTTCTGAAATTCAGTATGAATTTGCCGCTCATTTAAGGAAACGTCTTTACAACGCAATCATCAATTCTTCATGGCTCTTTTTTTCACGTATGAAATCATCTAACTTTGCCCATGCACTTACCAATGAAATAGAGAGGATAAGTGTGGGGACAGGACAGTTTTTAAGCTTAATTGCTAGTATTATGATTTTAGCGGTTTACATTGTATTTTCTCTGGAACTAGCAGGATTCCTTACTGGAGTTATTTTTGCAGTGGGAACCATCCTACTTTTAACTCTTCGGAGAAGAGCATCTCGCTCCCGAACAAGTGGTGAAGAGATCACCACCACTACCAGGGATCTATATTATTCCATAATGCAGCACATGGATGGGATGAAAACCGTTAAGAGCTTTGGGATGGAAGGAGAAAACATTGAAGTTTTTTCTAAACAGGCCAACCAGGTTGCCAGTAATTACCTGAATACTATTCGAAGTTATGCTGATGTTAAGTTGTTATTTGATGTGGGTACGGTGATTGTACTGGCCACCATGGTATTAGTCCTTATTCAGGTTATCAAATTACCCGCAGCCAGTTTGTTTTTACTGATTTATTTATTTGTAAGGATGATTCCTCAGTTTTCATCTATTCAACGTGCTTATCAATACTTTACCAACATGTTACCTGCGTTTAGGAATGTTATCGACTTAGAGGTCGGGTGTCTGGAAAATAGTGAGGTTAATGAATCATCAGATAAACGTAACAAAGAATCAATTGAACTTAAAAAAGAGATATGTTTTGAAAATGTCACATTTTCCTACAGGGATGAATATGACTTCATTATAAAAGATATGAACCTTAAAATCCCTGCTGGTAAGACCATAGCCATTGCAGGGCAATCCGGGGCAGGTAAAAGTACAGTAGCAGACTTGGTAATGGGACTAATACAACCCAAACAAGGTAAGATCACTGTGGATGGAACACCCCTCTTGGAAAATTCTCTTGGTTCATGGAGAAAAAAGATAGGATACGTGGCCCAGGAAACTTTCCTTTTCAGTGAAACCATACGATTTAACTTATTATTGGCATGTCCCGATGCAAAGGAAGATGAACTTAATCAATCTTTAAAGATGGCTTCTGCATATAATTTTGTTAGTAAACTTCCCGAAGGTTTAGACACGGTAATTGGAGATAGGGGCGTCAGATTATCTGGAGGGGAACGTCAAAGGTTGGCCCTAGCCAGAGCACTCTTGAGTAAACCTTCACTTCTAATTCTGGATGAAGCAACCAGTAACTTGGATTCAGAGAATGAAATGAAGATATTAAATGCAATTGATGGAATCCATGGTGATGTAACTATCTTGATGATAGCCCACAGGCTCTCTACTATAAAGAATGCAGATTATATTTATTTATTTGATGGGGGGAAGATTCTGGAATCTGGAAGTTGGGATGAATTATTAAAAAAAGAGAGGGGATGGTTCTGGGATATGTGCGGAGTACAAGGTGTTAAGAGATGA
- the pssD gene encoding PssD/Cps14F family polysaccharide biosynthesis glycosyltransferase has protein sequence MKISLVCSHGGHLTEILYLMDAFESHEIFFITYDNFRTRELNYNKYLLENIGINPIKMIKAFFYIFRILWDEEPHLIISTGSEIAIPAFILGKLMRKRTIFIESWCRVKNKSTTGKLLYYISDDFFVQWPQLLEVYGNKVKYKGGVL, from the coding sequence ATGAAGATATCTCTCGTTTGTTCCCATGGTGGACACTTAACTGAAATATTATACTTGATGGATGCATTTGAATCTCATGAAATATTCTTCATTACATACGATAATTTCCGAACTCGTGAATTAAATTATAATAAATATCTCCTTGAAAATATTGGAATAAATCCCATAAAAATGATTAAAGCATTTTTTTATATTTTCCGAATATTATGGGATGAAGAACCCCATCTAATCATAAGCACGGGTTCTGAAATAGCGATTCCTGCATTTATTTTGGGTAAATTAATGAGAAAAAGAACAATCTTTATTGAGAGTTGGTGCAGGGTAAAAAATAAATCTACTACAGGAAAATTACTTTACTATATTTCAGACGACTTTTTTGTACAGTGGCCTCAATTACTAGAAGTTTATGGCAATAAAGTTAAATATAAAGGTGGAGTCTTATGA
- a CDS encoding nucleotidyltransferase family protein, with protein MDPTFKLKKEDQLLLSCARIQMDDENKRKIKNLVKLDLDWDYLLKITSKHKLQQIVYWQLNQICADEVPSEYIQNFKQFLKNNSRKNLFFTKELINIIQSLNVNNIKSIPYKGPVLAQQVYGNIVMRQFGDIDFFVKKENVLSIKEILISKGYKPEFDLDSAQEQNYLDSQRELKFFHEDKGISLELHWKFSGIFLNLSSNAEKLFLKDQNSLSLGGVTLPKLSPENLILILSIHNASHHWSRLAWLVDIATLINNQKIDWKRVLKISEELSIQRILFINLYLCQVLLNLKLENDISQLLSSNSVITISNTFADNIFSFKEENSLIENMQISMKIRENKIDGIKDGLSGIFNPSFYELNHLVLPSSLFFLYYIYRPINLLKRYKIFK; from the coding sequence GTGGATCCAACATTTAAACTTAAAAAAGAAGATCAACTGTTACTATCTTGCGCTCGCATCCAAATGGATGATGAAAATAAAAGAAAAATAAAAAATTTAGTTAAATTAGATTTAGATTGGGATTATTTACTTAAAATCACATCAAAGCACAAATTGCAACAAATAGTGTATTGGCAGCTCAATCAAATCTGTGCAGATGAAGTACCCTCTGAATATATTCAAAATTTCAAACAATTTTTAAAGAACAACTCACGTAAAAATTTATTCTTCACAAAAGAATTAATAAATATCATCCAATCATTAAATGTGAATAATATAAAATCTATTCCCTATAAAGGCCCTGTTTTAGCCCAACAAGTGTATGGTAATATTGTAATGCGTCAATTCGGAGATATTGACTTTTTTGTTAAAAAGGAAAATGTGCTATCTATTAAAGAAATATTAATTTCTAAAGGTTATAAACCGGAATTTGATTTAGATTCTGCTCAAGAACAAAATTATTTAGACTCTCAGCGTGAGTTAAAGTTTTTCCATGAAGATAAAGGAATTTCACTAGAATTACATTGGAAATTTTCGGGAATTTTCTTAAATTTATCTTCAAACGCTGAGAAACTCTTTTTGAAAGATCAGAATTCATTGAGTCTTGGTGGGGTTACCCTTCCCAAACTTTCTCCTGAGAATCTTATTTTAATACTTTCAATACACAATGCTAGTCATCACTGGAGTCGTTTAGCTTGGCTTGTGGATATTGCAACCTTGATTAATAACCAGAAGATAGACTGGAAACGTGTTTTAAAAATATCTGAAGAACTTTCCATTCAAAGAATTTTGTTTATAAATTTATACTTATGCCAAGTACTTTTAAATTTGAAATTAGAAAATGATATTTCACAGCTTTTAAGCAGTAATTCAGTGATAACAATATCAAATACATTCGCTGATAATATTTTTTCGTTTAAAGAAGAAAATAGTTTGATAGAGAATATGCAAATTAGTATGAAAATAAGGGAAAACAAAATTGACGGAATAAAAGATGGTTTAAGTGGCATTTTCAATCCTTCGTTCTATGAATTAAACCACTTAGTCTTACCTTCGTCTTTATTTTTCTTATATTATATTTATAGGCCAATAAACCTTTTAAAAAGATATAAAATATTCAAATAA
- a CDS encoding glycosyltransferase family 4 protein: MRIAMIISTPFPPEEGIGFYVYNLSKKLIERGHEITVITRGSIKTQNEVLEGINIIKVPFLPLYPFHVQFHGYFVNRMFNSIKNEFDIVHIHTPLTPPLKTSLPIITTIHGSMLGNAKDIEIVDLKSLGTKFLTKYISYSLVSQLIISSSGITTVSNSVKTELKEYYFLNNVSVVGNGVDEEKFVPSNEKGNYILYVGRLSYGKGLFDLLKIAKEIVKDHDIHFCLVGKGELEKKLKKIIKKEKLDNNVKLLGSLKHDELIKIYQKAKLFLFPSYYEGFPTVVLEAMSSGVPVLVSDIEAHKNFITDGKDGILIKKGSIDDASQKISYLLNNPDLMDKLGKNARITIEMKFSWNEISKIFEEIYFKTVNGG, encoded by the coding sequence GTGAGAATTGCAATGATCATTTCAACACCATTCCCACCTGAAGAGGGAATTGGTTTTTATGTTTACAATTTATCAAAAAAATTAATAGAAAGAGGTCATGAAATAACTGTTATTACTCGCGGTTCAATAAAAACTCAGAACGAAGTTTTGGAAGGTATAAATATAATCAAAGTGCCATTTTTGCCATTATATCCATTCCATGTTCAGTTTCACGGTTATTTTGTTAACAGAATGTTTAATTCTATTAAAAACGAATTTGACATTGTTCATATTCACACACCCCTCACACCTCCTTTGAAAACATCATTACCAATTATAACCACAATACATGGGTCTATGTTAGGTAATGCTAAGGATATTGAGATAGTAGACTTAAAATCCTTAGGAACAAAGTTTTTAACTAAATATATAAGTTATTCTCTTGTTTCTCAATTAATTATCAGTTCATCTGGTATAACAACTGTTTCAAATTCAGTTAAAACTGAATTAAAAGAATATTATTTTTTAAACAATGTTTCAGTGGTTGGAAATGGTGTTGATGAGGAAAAATTTGTACCATCTAATGAAAAAGGGAATTATATTCTTTATGTAGGCCGTTTAAGTTATGGAAAAGGTTTGTTTGATTTATTAAAAATTGCAAAGGAAATTGTCAAAGATCATGACATTCATTTTTGTTTAGTTGGCAAGGGGGAATTAGAAAAAAAATTGAAGAAAATAATTAAAAAGGAAAAATTAGATAACAATGTAAAATTGTTAGGAAGTTTAAAGCATGATGAACTGATTAAAATATATCAAAAGGCTAAATTATTTCTTTTTCCCTCCTATTATGAAGGATTTCCTACTGTTGTTCTAGAAGCTATGTCTTCAGGGGTACCTGTTTTAGTAAGTGATATAGAAGCACATAAAAATTTTATAACTGATGGAAAGGATGGAATATTAATTAAAAAAGGGTCTATTGATGATGCTTCACAAAAAATTTCTTATTTGCTGAATAATCCAGATTTAATGGATAAATTGGGAAAAAATGCTAGAATAACCATAGAAATGAAATTTAGTTGGAATGAAATTAGTAAAATTTTTGAAGAAATATATTTTAAGACAGTAAATGGTGGTTAA
- the pssE gene encoding PssE/Cps14G family polysaccharide biosynthesis glycosyltransferase: MIFVTVGTHNQGFERLIKKMDEIAGKIDEEVVIQIGFTEFKPVNAQWFKFKDIDDIKECYKNATVIVAHAGAGTLLDSLYFKKSVVAVPRRKKYGEHIDDQQLELTEALEKSGKVLAVYDIETLDSTIKKALHAEKSTLKADKCLSIYLNEFIRGLDS, translated from the coding sequence ATGATTTTTGTCACAGTTGGAACTCACAATCAAGGCTTCGAAAGACTCATAAAAAAAATGGATGAAATTGCTGGTAAAATAGATGAAGAAGTAGTAATTCAAATAGGTTTCACTGAATTTAAACCAGTAAATGCGCAGTGGTTTAAATTCAAAGATATTGATGATATAAAAGAATGTTATAAGAATGCAACTGTAATTGTTGCCCATGCAGGTGCAGGAACTCTTTTAGACTCTTTATATTTCAAAAAATCTGTTGTGGCGGTTCCTAGACGAAAAAAATATGGGGAACACATTGATGATCAGCAATTAGAGTTAACTGAAGCTTTGGAGAAATCAGGAAAGGTTTTAGCTGTTTATGATATAGAAACTCTTGATTCTACCATTAAAAAAGCCCTTCACGCTGAAAAATCAACTCTAAAAGCAGATAAATGTTTATCCATATATTTAAATGAATTTATAAGGGGTTTAGACTCGTGA
- a CDS encoding nucleotidyltransferase domain-containing protein: MDRTEKTFKILLDIVLFLPSLFILNYLVNNILLSLFLAFILGHTLNWIFNGQICVLLKNLKLLNTDQEKFLAYMDNVKEKVVKEESIIAAAAFGSLSRKKLKNTSDLDIRIIRKPGYINGIKACFFVLKERSISFFNKFPLDIYVLDSYETINIHIKNEKPIILYDPDKFFGKIT, translated from the coding sequence ATGGATAGAACGGAAAAAACCTTTAAAATTTTATTGGATATAGTTTTATTCTTACCCTCTCTTTTTATCTTAAACTATTTAGTTAACAATATCTTATTAAGCCTTTTTTTAGCATTTATCTTAGGTCACACTTTAAATTGGATTTTTAATGGACAAATTTGTGTTTTATTAAAAAATCTTAAATTATTAAACACGGATCAGGAAAAATTTTTGGCATATATGGATAATGTTAAAGAAAAGGTAGTTAAAGAAGAAAGTATAATTGCAGCAGCAGCATTTGGGAGTTTGTCAAGAAAAAAACTTAAAAACACATCCGATCTGGATATCAGAATAATAAGAAAACCAGGATATATAAATGGTATTAAAGCATGTTTCTTTGTGTTAAAAGAAAGATCAATATCTTTTTTTAATAAATTTCCACTTGATATCTATGTTCTGGACAGTTACGAAACGATTAATATCCATATAAAAAATGAAAAACCCATAATTTTATATGATCCAGATAAATTTTTTGGAAAAATTACTTGA
- a CDS encoding glycosyltransferase family 4 protein → MKILTAYNYDPFNLRAGGGITYVHNLLMHLLDNGIEITLLGVELFEKQSFEHENFEFIPVQKGSDKYWKFILNLRKATSNLDKSEFDIIHTHNPLTMHPFIKKYADTPKIVTLHGMPLDWVKVNHKVIYPVLSPIYKRIEKNVIENANIITTAGTYTQMRLMKRYSELNLENKIVSIPSGVDLNKFKPLNKEKLKKELKLDKYDEIIIFVGRLAEIKNLNLLIKSYSLFKGKFENSAMIIVGRGEKVDEIKEFTKKMGLNTIIFTGPLESDMVVKYINCADLLALTSIFEASPTVVKEALSCGVPVVTTNVGDVKHIITNPYLGEIVDGYDEKDFSEGLIKMENLVKESPDKVRTTCRKLACEKFSFEDIASEFICLYNDLNIN, encoded by the coding sequence ATGAAAATATTAACCGCTTATAATTACGATCCGTTTAATTTAAGGGCAGGAGGAGGTATTACTTATGTTCATAACCTTTTAATGCACTTATTAGATAATGGAATTGAGATTACATTGTTGGGTGTGGAATTATTCGAAAAACAGAGTTTTGAACATGAAAATTTCGAATTTATACCAGTACAAAAGGGATCAGATAAATACTGGAAGTTTATCTTAAATTTAAGAAAGGCTACTAGTAACTTAGATAAATCTGAATTTGATATAATCCACACTCATAACCCCTTAACAATGCATCCCTTTATTAAGAAGTATGCTGATACTCCTAAAATAGTTACTTTACATGGAATGCCATTGGATTGGGTAAAAGTTAATCATAAAGTAATTTATCCGGTTTTAAGCCCAATTTACAAAAGAATTGAAAAGAATGTAATTGAAAATGCAAATATAATAACAACTGCTGGTACCTATACCCAAATGAGGCTAATGAAAAGATATTCTGAATTGAATCTAGAAAATAAAATAGTTTCAATACCCAGTGGAGTTGATTTAAATAAATTTAAACCTTTAAATAAGGAAAAATTAAAAAAAGAGCTTAAACTCGATAAATATGATGAAATAATAATATTTGTAGGAAGATTGGCTGAGATTAAAAATCTGAATTTATTGATTAAAAGTTATTCCTTATTTAAAGGTAAATTTGAAAATTCTGCCATGATCATAGTGGGAAGGGGAGAAAAGGTTGATGAAATTAAAGAGTTTACCAAAAAGATGGGATTAAATACTATAATTTTCACTGGGCCTTTAGAATCAGATATGGTAGTTAAATATATTAACTGTGCTGATTTATTAGCATTAACGTCGATTTTCGAAGCAAGCCCCACAGTAGTCAAAGAAGCTTTATCTTGTGGAGTGCCGGTAGTAACTACGAATGTTGGGGATGTAAAACATATAATCACAAATCCATATCTTGGTGAAATTGTTGATGGTTATGATGAAAAAGATTTTTCAGAGGGATTAATAAAGATGGAAAATCTTGTTAAAGAATCACCAGATAAAGTAAGAACCACTTGTCGTAAATTAGCGTGTGAAAAATTTAGTTTTGAAGATATAGCCTCTGAGTTCATCTGTTTATACAATGATTTAAATATAAACTAA
- a CDS encoding glycosyltransferase family 2 protein, translating to MIEEKVEIVLITYNRAKDLENTFKQLIESPFSDCKFTVLDNCSTDITPKICVKWQKIFPNMNIIRHDKNIGAGPNALRAVETSNSIYTWILCDDDNYDFSNCSDVLNAIESEEFDIIIVTSHYLSGWERGLKTNSIELIERGAKYYNILSFLPSIIFKTSLYDSDCFLKGYSNVNNLYPHFEFINKSVNNRFSVYVSKNAIVVPGTNNSYSFSQLKWVTYWINSCATIKNKKIRKKAIYGYVKGGSFLKDIILKIIFEKKRNISAYKNIFSLALSFIISFEYSKETLLLFIIIPLAIFPSFPFRYIRTFKKTNK from the coding sequence ATGATTGAAGAGAAAGTTGAAATTGTGTTGATTACTTACAACAGGGCAAAAGATCTTGAAAATACATTTAAACAGTTAATTGAAAGTCCATTTTCTGATTGTAAGTTCACGGTTCTTGATAACTGTTCTACGGACATAACACCCAAAATTTGCGTTAAATGGCAAAAAATATTCCCAAATATGAATATTATAAGGCATGACAAAAACATTGGCGCTGGTCCTAATGCTTTAAGAGCAGTTGAGACTTCTAATTCCATTTATACCTGGATTCTTTGTGATGATGATAATTATGATTTTTCCAATTGTTCAGATGTTTTAAATGCCATTGAATCTGAAGAATTTGACATTATCATCGTTACGTCACATTACCTGTCTGGTTGGGAAAGAGGTCTTAAAACTAACAGTATTGAGTTAATTGAAAGAGGAGCTAAATATTATAATATCTTAAGTTTTTTACCATCTATCATTTTCAAAACTAGCCTATATGATTCTGATTGTTTTCTTAAAGGATATTCTAATGTGAATAATTTATATCCCCATTTTGAATTTATCAATAAATCTGTTAATAATCGTTTTTCAGTATACGTGTCAAAAAATGCTATTGTGGTACCTGGAACAAACAACTCTTATAGTTTTTCTCAGTTAAAATGGGTTACCTACTGGATAAACAGTTGTGCTACTATAAAGAATAAAAAAATCCGTAAAAAAGCTATCTATGGATATGTTAAAGGAGGATCTTTTTTAAAGGATATTATTCTAAAAATAATTTTTGAAAAAAAAAGAAACATAAGTGCTTATAAAAATATATTTTCTCTGGCATTATCTTTCATAATTTCTTTCGAATACAGTAAAGAAACATTATTATTATTTATAATAATCCCCTTAGCAATATTTCCTTCATTCCCATTTAGATATATTAGAACTTTTAAAAAAACAAACAAATAA
- a CDS encoding lasso peptide biosynthesis B2 protein, translated as MTIIFNFIKLSLQDKIIALKSIYWVFVIRVMIWVFPFNYVQKRVQNIVYGTQTLENRPISISRLRTMIVVVARYVPRATCLVQALAGHILFSKYGYGTSIKIGVLTENGEFEAHAWVEHDNLVVLGESEKDFKTIMDIGGD; from the coding sequence ATGACAATAATATTCAATTTCATCAAATTATCCTTACAGGATAAAATAATTGCTTTAAAGTCCATTTACTGGGTTTTTGTTATTAGAGTAATGATCTGGGTATTTCCTTTTAATTATGTTCAAAAAAGAGTACAAAATATTGTTTATGGGACTCAAACACTTGAAAATCGTCCAATTTCCATATCAAGGCTCAGGACCATGATAGTTGTTGTTGCTAGATATGTACCCCGGGCCACCTGCCTAGTGCAAGCACTAGCAGGGCATATCTTATTCTCCAAGTATGGTTATGGTACCTCCATTAAAATTGGGGTCTTAACTGAAAATGGGGAATTTGAAGCCCACGCATGGGTTGAACATGATAATTTGGTGGTGCTGGGCGAATCTGAGAAGGACTTTAAAACAATAATGGATATTGGTGGGGATTAA
- a CDS encoding class I SAM-dependent methyltransferase: MTKSPDLKEYWNDRGDQIKKFGNEYFYTTTEIPYYIYRRERILKILDGFDFKEKKILDYGCGDGFYSQYFNKRGASVVGVDISQKMIDFAKYKYQGDNDGISFFLTDGQSLNFDPDYFDFIISSLVLQHVVDEKILSTLFSEFSRTLKENGELIHFDGVKKQSQDGGTIILRNKEDYVKFSENNGFHLIDNIVLSSPFYNLAIKSYFLLKLISQKSGMKPRNHNIVEMSISKIAVSITRILDKWWKNDNYGCGYFRYSKK, translated from the coding sequence ATGACCAAATCACCGGATTTAAAAGAATACTGGAATGATCGAGGTGACCAAATTAAAAAATTTGGAAATGAATATTTTTATACCACCACAGAAATTCCCTATTATATTTATAGAAGAGAAAGGATCTTAAAAATTCTCGATGGATTTGATTTCAAAGAGAAAAAAATATTAGATTATGGATGTGGAGATGGCTTTTACAGCCAATATTTCAATAAAAGAGGAGCATCTGTTGTAGGAGTAGACATCTCCCAAAAAATGATTGATTTTGCAAAATATAAATATCAAGGGGATAATGATGGAATTAGTTTCTTTTTAACTGATGGACAAAGTTTAAACTTTGATCCCGACTATTTTGATTTTATAATCTCATCTCTCGTCCTACAACATGTTGTGGACGAAAAAATTTTATCAACTTTATTTAGTGAGTTTTCACGAACTTTGAAGGAAAATGGGGAATTAATACACTTTGACGGAGTTAAAAAGCAATCCCAGGATGGGGGAACTATTATACTGCGAAATAAGGAGGATTATGTTAAATTTAGTGAAAATAATGGTTTCCACCTAATTGATAATATAGTGCTTAGTTCACCATTTTATAACTTGGCTATAAAGTCATATTTTCTTTTAAAACTGATTTCACAAAAAAGTGGAATGAAACCAAGAAATCACAATATTGTTGAAATGAGTATTTCAAAAATTGCAGTATCTATTACCAGAATCCTTGATAAATGGTGGAAAAATGACAATTATGGTTGTGGTTACTTTAGATACTCTAAAAAATAA
- a CDS encoding glycosyltransferase family 4 protein, protein MKIIIICPDFQKSNIRKLPWKYVYEIAKYLSKKHKVTVITDSDKMDLDEIKIVSLKRLFIPLIGETEELLNIIKKENPDKCIMLLGLSSFLRKDFKIDKSVIGIFTSPIYSINDLITNVGIKNSVKYRKYTFIHYLNALIPGYLVRKWGNKFDQLIFLSKDTQKKLIQAGLPPEKAFFLPPSVDDEFFLSPKHEDVDKIKIRINPENVPVIMYFTSPLTLRGTDILVKAFSRVRKRMTCKLVFLSRIDHNELLKEEEILNKIATREGINDSIEIISTYLSLEQIKGYLATSNVVCLPFKIVLSDIPVSILEAMALEKPVISTNVGCIPEILEKNGITVNPNDPNDLADSLKQLLTNKDLANKMGNKSGKYMQNYPKWDEIAEKFIEIVENNHCNV, encoded by the coding sequence GTGAAAATTATCATAATTTGCCCTGATTTCCAAAAATCTAATATTAGGAAGTTACCATGGAAATATGTTTATGAAATTGCTAAATATTTGAGTAAGAAGCATAAAGTAACGGTAATCACTGATTCAGATAAAATGGATTTGGATGAAATAAAAATTGTATCTTTAAAACGTTTATTCATACCTTTAATAGGAGAAACAGAGGAATTATTGAATATTATTAAGAAAGAGAATCCAGATAAATGTATAATGCTTTTAGGATTAAGTAGTTTCTTAAGAAAAGATTTTAAAATTGATAAATCAGTTATTGGAATTTTTACCAGTCCCATATATTCCATTAATGATCTAATAACAAACGTAGGGATTAAAAACTCAGTTAAATATAGAAAATACACTTTTATACACTATTTAAATGCTTTAATTCCAGGTTATTTGGTCAGGAAATGGGGAAATAAATTTGATCAATTGATTTTTTTGAGTAAAGACACACAAAAGAAACTTATTCAAGCAGGTTTACCTCCTGAAAAAGCATTTTTTCTACCTCCTAGTGTAGATGATGAGTTTTTTCTTTCTCCAAAACATGAAGATGTAGATAAAATTAAAATTAGAATCAATCCTGAGAATGTACCTGTCATCATGTATTTCACCTCTCCTCTAACATTAAGAGGAACAGATATTCTAGTTAAAGCTTTTTCAAGAGTTAGAAAAAGAATGACTTGTAAATTGGTATTCCTCTCAAGAATTGATCATAATGAGTTGTTAAAGGAAGAAGAGATTTTAAATAAAATAGCAACAAGAGAAGGTATTAATGATTCAATAGAAATTATTTCAACATATCTAAGTTTAGAACAAATAAAAGGATATCTTGCTACTTCAAATGTTGTGTGTTTACCTTTTAAGATAGTTTTATCTGATATTCCAGTAAGTATTTTAGAAGCAATGGCTCTTGAAAAGCCAGTTATATCTACAAATGTTGGTTGTATCCCTGAAATTTTAGAAAAAAATGGCATTACAGTTAATCCAAACGATCCGAATGATCTTGCTGATTCATTAAAACAATTGCTTACGAATAAAGATTTAGCAAATAAGATGGGAAACAAAAGTGGAAAATATATGCAGAATTATCCTAAATGGGATGAAATAGCCGAAAAGTTTATTGAAATTGTAGAAAATAATCATTGCAACGTTTAA